The following are encoded in a window of Blastocatellia bacterium genomic DNA:
- the rlmB gene encoding 23S rRNA (guanosine(2251)-2'-O)-methyltransferase RlmB, with amino-acid sequence MGSHPQHEHLRSDRPETQYIWGRHSVLEALRSGRRPIHKLYVAREAQDPQMQTMIALSRANGALVQRVERSALDRLTNRGKHQGVVAVVAAQAFFDEEALFDELTDNSILVVLDQVQDPHNLGAIIRTAHCAGVDAVIITKHRSSGLTDVVAKTAAGALEYTRVVRVTNLATFLERLKQAGFQLIGVCPEGQVSYTSASWDGRLAIIFGSEGKGLRRLTKESCHQLVCIPMRGKIDSLNVSVAVGVVLFEAIRRRNRTV; translated from the coding sequence ATGGGTTCTCATCCACAGCATGAACATCTGCGATCTGATCGGCCTGAGACTCAGTACATCTGGGGACGTCATTCAGTCCTTGAAGCATTGCGCTCAGGCCGTCGGCCTATCCACAAACTCTATGTTGCCCGCGAAGCGCAAGACCCACAGATGCAAACGATGATCGCTCTGTCGCGCGCCAACGGTGCACTGGTTCAAAGAGTGGAGCGGTCAGCGTTAGATCGGTTAACCAATCGGGGCAAGCATCAGGGCGTTGTCGCTGTTGTTGCGGCGCAGGCGTTTTTTGACGAGGAAGCCCTCTTTGATGAGTTGACCGACAATTCAATTCTAGTCGTCCTCGATCAGGTGCAAGACCCACATAATCTGGGCGCAATCATACGAACAGCCCATTGTGCAGGCGTTGACGCTGTGATTATCACGAAGCATCGCAGTTCCGGGTTGACGGATGTTGTAGCCAAGACGGCTGCTGGGGCGCTTGAGTATACGCGGGTGGTCAGGGTGACAAATTTAGCCACATTTCTTGAGCGGTTGAAGCAAGCGGGTTTTCAGCTCATCGGCGTGTGTCCTGAAGGACAAGTCAGTTATACGTCGGCGAGCTGGGATGGTCGCCTGGCCATTATCTTCGGGTCAGAAGGGAAGGGGCTTCGACGATTAACGAAGGAGTCCTGTCACCAACTTGTCTGCATACCGATGCGCGGCAAGATTGACTCGCTCAATGTCTCGGTGGCCGTCGGTGTAGTGCTCTTTGAAGCTATCCGGCGGAGGAATAGAACCGTGTGA